In Athalia rosae chromosome 6, iyAthRosa1.1, whole genome shotgun sequence, one DNA window encodes the following:
- the LOC105688796 gene encoding lisH domain-containing protein ARMC9-like isoform X2 — protein sequence MMTECRVSGDTAEINGPNSSQCRSSLGELLGSFQINDCLIKLIHQVSLKYSENRIDSVPENVSYFIRLFILQFLLYNEFENTADSLVHEAPKLGFDVLSEHLCTINSIPKEVCKAIMSHYFAGDWTHFFDLWNSLIPESIREGAEYKILTFKLHLHFAILPLRIKQLHAKVNRKEYDQMSSGQMMEIIANATETYFCGAKVDNNQSKQIISEAMEQLRIYLETDGRDFEENTELLPLFALPCMNDAQTYSTFPELFELSWMEDLTKALQIFIMNQKQVRSTISQKTSTDTIMTRCPYVCVQGNISSTCENINNCQDRLISIDSLSNEPITQNDLSKMPLEITKSTIMGLIPQKIKNANTEIIVNDRDIPMFRKGHDLEDQFGYCIKHQSHRIHSKSAQTKISTLTTTTNFISTSDLYHPATILNSATFTKNMNASIESNQELAITKSHLNHIRCNYERLKTRFHELHSDYHKLHGIAGELTAALENSVRGEAVDLQRMLESCIAIFPDLFNHNVRGYTSGTNVLLDQEVEIKETDLTIEPHVQYNLNPVSPKFLDYKKIKFHLINGSVKTKLLLLQALRWKLTLSQPGDRDETINEYLRGDILGLHAQVACDSGKQILPYLLMPKNVATPHPLQQSAARLINTLASLRCGRDYLAIGARLLDLIIKCLTENNGRSIDAFTCDMIIAMLQKMSLRKQQRLYMIETGLVEWLIFHLKSEIYRVGSYRLKYATALLMNLSLHKEAQIRASAIAPIVISTLTTLLSTDHLQALPYINGSLNSFLSNEVINEEAKRTGLTSILECHRNQNSGEIRKHLEHILKIHNRDYALNREDYETADDDNEELDELEDELEEGDPVKMHSGELSGEALLASCYSIATSTTQPCGMNVIESGPKTPKMHSRTNMSKNSQTQKHPPKKHHDVQLSTFDIRSSPRGSSKTTVTSSVILGTTCDGVIAETEKLSSIASLDLKNVDASTTAKTTTVGPDENTESNVDKEIEAFTAKPRIARTPPLSAHQQLRVAPLQNKTITRRVCTK from the exons ATGATGACGGAGTGTAGGGTGTCTGGCGATACTGCAGAAATAAATGGGCCCAATTCAAGTCAGTGCCGATCGTCACTGGGAGAATTACTAGGATCCTTTCAAATCAACGATTGcttgataaaattgattcatCAGGTTAGTTtaaaatattctgaaaataGAATTGATTCAGTTCCTGAAAACGtcagttattttattcgactaTTTATTCTACAGTTTTTATTATACAATGAGTTTGAAAATACAGCAGACAGCCTGGTTCATGAGGCACCCAAACTGGGTTTCGATGTTCTTTCTGAACACTTGTGCACAATTAATTCTATACCCAAAGAAGTTTGCAAGGCCATCATGTCGCATTACTTCGCTGGAGATTGGACACATTTTTTCGat TTGTGGAATAGCCTCATCCCTGAAAGCATCCGAGAAGGTGCtgaatacaaaattttgaCTTTTAAGCTTCATCTGCATTTTGCTATTCTACCACTCAGAATTAAACAACTTCATGCAAAAGTGAACAGAA AAGAGTATGATCAGATGTCAAGTGGACAGATGATGGAAATAATTGCAAACGCGACAGAAACGTACTTTTGTGGAGCAAAG GTAGACAATAATCAATCAAAGCAAATAATATCAGAGGCTATGGAACAACTGAGAATATATTTAGAGACAGATGGCCGTGACTTCGAAGAAAATACCGAACTACTCCCTTTATTTGCCCTCCCTTGTATGAACGATGCTCAAACCTACTCAACTTTTCCAGAACTATTCGAATTGAGTTGGATGGAGGATTTGACTAAGGCTCTTCAAATCTTCATCATGAACCAAAAGCAG GTTCGGTCAACTATATCTCAAAAAACTTCCACAGACACAATCATGACAAGATGCCCATACGTCTGTGTCCAAGGCAATATCTCTTCGACCTgtgaaaatatcaataattgTCAGGATAGATTAATTAGTATCGATTCTTTGAGCAACGAACCAATAACGCAAAATGATCTATCAAAAATGCCATTGGAAATAACGAAAAGTACAATAATGGGATTAATCCCccagaaaataaagaatgctAATACAGAAATTATAGTAAATGATCGTGATATACCGATGTTCCGGAAAGGTCACGACTTAGAAGATCAATTCGGATACTGCATTAAGCATCAATCTCATAGAATTCATTCCAA AAGCGCTCAGACCAAAATTAGCACtttaacaacaacaacaaacttTATCTCGACGAGTGACCTCTACCATCCTGCAACTATATTGAATTCTGCAacatttacaaaaaatatgaatgcATCGATTGAATCCAATCAGGAATTGGCAATAACTAAATCACATTTGAACCACATCCGATGTAACTACGAAAGATTGAAGACAAGATTCCATGAACTACATTCAGATTATCACAAGTTGCATGGAATTGCTGGAGAATTAACAGCTGCTCTTGAAAATTCAGTTAGAGGAGAGGCAGTTGACTTGCAGAGGATGTTAGAATCATGTATTGCTATATTTCCTGATTTATTTAACCATAACGTCAGAGGATATACATCAGGT ACAAATGTCTTACTTGATCAAGAAGTGGAAATAAAGGAGACAGATCTCACTATAGAGCCTCACGTGCAATATAATCTCAACCCCGTTTCTCCAAAGTTTTTGGATTATAAGAAAATCAAGTTTCATTTAATCAATGGAAGTGTTAAAACAAAATTGCTGTTACTGCAAGCTTTACGATGG aaactTACACTGAGCCAACCTGGAGACCGAGATGAAACGATCAATGAATACTTGAGAGGGGATATTTTAGGACTACATGCTCAAGTGGCATGTGATAGCGGCAAACAAATTTTACCTTATCTTCTGATGCCCAAAAACGTAGCTACTCCACATCCTCTACAACAATCTGCAGCTAGGCTGATCAATACCCTGGCGTCTCTGAGATGTGGTAGAGATTATTTAGCAATTGGTGCTAGACTACTAGATTTa ATTATTAAGTGCCTGACTGAGAACAATGGAAGGTCTATAGATGCCTTTACATGCGACATGATAATTGCTATGCTACAAAAAATGTCCTTACGTAAACAGCAACGACTCTACATGATCGAAACTGGGCTAGTGGAATGgttaatatttcatttgaaatctgAAATCTACAGGGTGGGTTCCTATAGATTGAAATATGCTACAGCACTTTTAATGAATCTTTCGTTACACAAAGAAGCTCAAATACGTGCCTCTGCAATCGCTCCAATAGTTATTTCCACCCTCACTACATTATTGAGTACAGATCATTTACAG gCGCTACCTTACATCAATGGCTCATTGAATAGTTTTTTGTCTAATGAAGTCATTAATGAGGAAGCAAAAAGAACTGGACTCACAAGCATACTAGAATGTCATCGTAATCAAAATTCAGGAGAAATCAG AAAACATTTGgaacatattttgaaaattcacaacCGTGATTATGCCTTAAATCGCGAAGACTATGAGACCGCAGATGACGATAAC GAGGAATTGGATGAGCTAGAAGATGAGCTAGAAGAGGGGGACCCTGTTAAAATGCATTCTGGAGAATTATCCGGGGAAGCTCTTTTAGCATCTTGTTATTCCATTGCTACAAGCACTACACAACCATGCGGTATGAATGTTATTGAGTCTGGAccgaaaacaccaaagatgcACTCTCGGACAAACATGTCTAAGAATTCTCAGACACAGAAACACCCTCCAAAGAAACATCATGATGTCCAGTTGTCAACTTTTGATATTCGATCATCGCCTag
- the LOC105688796 gene encoding uncharacterized protein LOC105688796 isoform X1 has product MMTECRVSGDTAEINGPNSSQCRSSLGELLGSFQINDCLIKLIHQVSLKYSENRIDSVPENVSYFIRLFILQFLLYNEFENTADSLVHEAPKLGFDVLSEHLCTINSIPKEVCKAIMSHYFAGDWTHFFDLWNSLIPESIREGAEYKILTFKLHLHFAILPLRIKQLHAKVNRKEYDQMSSGQMMEIIANATETYFCGAKVDNNQSKQIISEAMEQLRIYLETDGRDFEENTELLPLFALPCMNDAQTYSTFPELFELSWMEDLTKALQIFIMNQKQVRSTISQKTSTDTIMTRCPYVCVQGNISSTCENINNCQDRLISIDSLSNEPITQNDLSKMPLEITKSTIMGLIPQKIKNANTEIIVNDRDIPMFRKGHDLEDQFGYCIKHQSHRIHSKSAQTKISTLTTTTNFISTSDLYHPATILNSATFTKNMNASIESNQELAITKSHLNHIRCNYERLKTRFHELHSDYHKLHGIAGELTAALENSVRGEAVDLQRMLESCIAIFPDLFNHNVRGYTSGTNVLLDQEVEIKETDLTIEPHVQYNLNPVSPKFLDYKKIKFHLINGSVKTKLLLLQALRWKLTLSQPGDRDETINEYLRGDILGLHAQVACDSGKQILPYLLMPKNVATPHPLQQSAARLINTLASLRCGRDYLAIGARLLDLIIKCLTENNGRSIDAFTCDMIIAMLQKMSLRKQQRLYMIETGLVEWLIFHLKSEIYRVGSYRLKYATALLMNLSLHKEAQIRASAIAPIVISTLTTLLSTDHLQALPYINGSLNSFLSNEVINEEAKRTGLTSILECHRNQNSGEIRKHLEHILKIHNRDYALNREDYETADDDNEELDELEDELEEGDPVKMHSGELSGEALLASCYSIATSTTQPCGMNVIESGPKTPKMHSRTNMSKNSQTQKHPPKKHHDVQLSTFDIRSSPRLIPQHLPPHRKDIAYTSPVRSLLPVDYTSSIKKLSPVSIEGRQTVVKGTESDCPSVSEICSSSTSRLTSKTSMTSAAIGSDIRIDAPSDKSRMSTHSPYFCSFTRTYKREKTSVKSIQPNFQLIDSSTAIQRDQRTEPQGLNEPWKMDERLRFPKKNANTTSLLGQDEKILKSVRLDYSIESDNSESALCLYANESSKCVNDGNFYIFIVIVTLP; this is encoded by the exons ATGATGACGGAGTGTAGGGTGTCTGGCGATACTGCAGAAATAAATGGGCCCAATTCAAGTCAGTGCCGATCGTCACTGGGAGAATTACTAGGATCCTTTCAAATCAACGATTGcttgataaaattgattcatCAGGTTAGTTtaaaatattctgaaaataGAATTGATTCAGTTCCTGAAAACGtcagttattttattcgactaTTTATTCTACAGTTTTTATTATACAATGAGTTTGAAAATACAGCAGACAGCCTGGTTCATGAGGCACCCAAACTGGGTTTCGATGTTCTTTCTGAACACTTGTGCACAATTAATTCTATACCCAAAGAAGTTTGCAAGGCCATCATGTCGCATTACTTCGCTGGAGATTGGACACATTTTTTCGat TTGTGGAATAGCCTCATCCCTGAAAGCATCCGAGAAGGTGCtgaatacaaaattttgaCTTTTAAGCTTCATCTGCATTTTGCTATTCTACCACTCAGAATTAAACAACTTCATGCAAAAGTGAACAGAA AAGAGTATGATCAGATGTCAAGTGGACAGATGATGGAAATAATTGCAAACGCGACAGAAACGTACTTTTGTGGAGCAAAG GTAGACAATAATCAATCAAAGCAAATAATATCAGAGGCTATGGAACAACTGAGAATATATTTAGAGACAGATGGCCGTGACTTCGAAGAAAATACCGAACTACTCCCTTTATTTGCCCTCCCTTGTATGAACGATGCTCAAACCTACTCAACTTTTCCAGAACTATTCGAATTGAGTTGGATGGAGGATTTGACTAAGGCTCTTCAAATCTTCATCATGAACCAAAAGCAG GTTCGGTCAACTATATCTCAAAAAACTTCCACAGACACAATCATGACAAGATGCCCATACGTCTGTGTCCAAGGCAATATCTCTTCGACCTgtgaaaatatcaataattgTCAGGATAGATTAATTAGTATCGATTCTTTGAGCAACGAACCAATAACGCAAAATGATCTATCAAAAATGCCATTGGAAATAACGAAAAGTACAATAATGGGATTAATCCCccagaaaataaagaatgctAATACAGAAATTATAGTAAATGATCGTGATATACCGATGTTCCGGAAAGGTCACGACTTAGAAGATCAATTCGGATACTGCATTAAGCATCAATCTCATAGAATTCATTCCAA AAGCGCTCAGACCAAAATTAGCACtttaacaacaacaacaaacttTATCTCGACGAGTGACCTCTACCATCCTGCAACTATATTGAATTCTGCAacatttacaaaaaatatgaatgcATCGATTGAATCCAATCAGGAATTGGCAATAACTAAATCACATTTGAACCACATCCGATGTAACTACGAAAGATTGAAGACAAGATTCCATGAACTACATTCAGATTATCACAAGTTGCATGGAATTGCTGGAGAATTAACAGCTGCTCTTGAAAATTCAGTTAGAGGAGAGGCAGTTGACTTGCAGAGGATGTTAGAATCATGTATTGCTATATTTCCTGATTTATTTAACCATAACGTCAGAGGATATACATCAGGT ACAAATGTCTTACTTGATCAAGAAGTGGAAATAAAGGAGACAGATCTCACTATAGAGCCTCACGTGCAATATAATCTCAACCCCGTTTCTCCAAAGTTTTTGGATTATAAGAAAATCAAGTTTCATTTAATCAATGGAAGTGTTAAAACAAAATTGCTGTTACTGCAAGCTTTACGATGG aaactTACACTGAGCCAACCTGGAGACCGAGATGAAACGATCAATGAATACTTGAGAGGGGATATTTTAGGACTACATGCTCAAGTGGCATGTGATAGCGGCAAACAAATTTTACCTTATCTTCTGATGCCCAAAAACGTAGCTACTCCACATCCTCTACAACAATCTGCAGCTAGGCTGATCAATACCCTGGCGTCTCTGAGATGTGGTAGAGATTATTTAGCAATTGGTGCTAGACTACTAGATTTa ATTATTAAGTGCCTGACTGAGAACAATGGAAGGTCTATAGATGCCTTTACATGCGACATGATAATTGCTATGCTACAAAAAATGTCCTTACGTAAACAGCAACGACTCTACATGATCGAAACTGGGCTAGTGGAATGgttaatatttcatttgaaatctgAAATCTACAGGGTGGGTTCCTATAGATTGAAATATGCTACAGCACTTTTAATGAATCTTTCGTTACACAAAGAAGCTCAAATACGTGCCTCTGCAATCGCTCCAATAGTTATTTCCACCCTCACTACATTATTGAGTACAGATCATTTACAG gCGCTACCTTACATCAATGGCTCATTGAATAGTTTTTTGTCTAATGAAGTCATTAATGAGGAAGCAAAAAGAACTGGACTCACAAGCATACTAGAATGTCATCGTAATCAAAATTCAGGAGAAATCAG AAAACATTTGgaacatattttgaaaattcacaacCGTGATTATGCCTTAAATCGCGAAGACTATGAGACCGCAGATGACGATAAC GAGGAATTGGATGAGCTAGAAGATGAGCTAGAAGAGGGGGACCCTGTTAAAATGCATTCTGGAGAATTATCCGGGGAAGCTCTTTTAGCATCTTGTTATTCCATTGCTACAAGCACTACACAACCATGCGGTATGAATGTTATTGAGTCTGGAccgaaaacaccaaagatgcACTCTCGGACAAACATGTCTAAGAATTCTCAGACACAGAAACACCCTCCAAAGAAACATCATGATGTCCAGTTGTCAACTTTTGATATTCGATCATCGCCTag ATTAATCCCGCAACATTTACCACCTCATCGAAAGGATATCGCATATACTTCACCTGTAAGGTCATTACTCCCAGTTGATTACACATCGTCGATTAAAAAGTTGTCACCTGTCTCAATTGAG ggGAGGCAGACAGTAGTGAAGGGTACAGAGTCAGACTGCCCGTCAGTTTCTGAAATATGTAGTAGTTCCACCAGTCGATTGACATCCAAAACATCCATGACTTCGGCGGCTATAGGCAGTGATATCAGAATCGATGCTCCATCTGATAAATCACGAATGAGCACCCATTCCCCGTACTTTTGCAGTTTTACTCGGACTTACAAGCGAGAAAAGACTTCTGTTAAATCCATACAGCctaattttcaattgattgaTTCATCCACTGCTATCCAAAGAGACCAAAGAACAGAGCCTCAGGGATTGAATGAGCCCTGGAAAATGGATGAACGATTAAGATTCcctaaaaaaaatgcaaataccACCTCATTATTGGGGCAGGATGAAAAGATATTGAAATCCGTTAGATTGGATTACTCCATAGAATCAGATAACAGCGAATCAGCTCTCTGTTTATATGCCAATGAAAGCTCCAAGTGTGTTAACGACGGGAATTTCTATATCTTCATTGTAATAGTAACACTACCTTAA
- the LOC105688796 gene encoding lisH domain-containing protein ARMC9-like isoform X3 has product MMTECRVSGDTAEINGPNSSQCRSSLGELLGSFQINDCLIKLIHQVSLKYSENRIDSVPENVSYFIRLFILQFLLYNEFENTADSLVHEAPKLGFDVLSEHLCTINSIPKEVCKAIMSHYFAGDWTHFFDLWNSLIPESIREGAEYKILTFKLHLHFAILPLRIKQLHAKVNRKEYDQMSSGQMMEIIANATETYFCGAKVDNNQSKQIISEAMEQLRIYLETDGRDFEENTELLPLFALPCMNDAQTYSTFPELFELSWMEDLTKALQIFIMNQKQVRSTISQKTSTDTIMTRCPYVCVQGNISSTCENINNCQDRLISIDSLSNEPITQNDLSKMPLEITKSTIMGLIPQKIKNANTEIIVNDRDIPMFRKGHDLEDQFGYCIKHQSHRIHSKSAQTKISTLTTTTNFISTSDLYHPATILNSATFTKNMNASIESNQELAITKSHLNHIRCNYERLKTRFHELHSDYHKLHGIAGELTAALENSVRGEAVDLQRMLESCIAIFPDLFNHNVRGYTSGTNVLLDQEVEIKETDLTIEPHVQYNLNPVSPKFLDYKKIKFHLINGSVKTKLLLLQALRWKLTLSQPGDRDETINEYLRGDILGLHAQVACDSGKQILPYLLMPKNVATPHPLQQSAARLINTLASLRCGRDYLAIGARLLDLIIKCLTENNGRSIDAFTCDMIIAMLQKMSLRKQQRLYMIETGLVEWLIFHLKSEIYRVGSYRLKYATALLMNLSLHKEAQIRASAIAPIVISTLTTLLSTDHLQALPYINGSLNSFLSNEVINEEAKRTGLTSILECHRNQNSGEIRKHLEHILKIHNRDYALNREDYETADDDNEELDELEDELEEGDPVKMHSGELSGEALLASCYSIATSTTQPCGMNVIESGPKTPKMHSRTNMSKNSQTQKHPPKKHHDVQLSTFDIRSSPRGSSKTTVTSSVILGTTCDGVIAETEKLSSIASL; this is encoded by the exons ATGATGACGGAGTGTAGGGTGTCTGGCGATACTGCAGAAATAAATGGGCCCAATTCAAGTCAGTGCCGATCGTCACTGGGAGAATTACTAGGATCCTTTCAAATCAACGATTGcttgataaaattgattcatCAGGTTAGTTtaaaatattctgaaaataGAATTGATTCAGTTCCTGAAAACGtcagttattttattcgactaTTTATTCTACAGTTTTTATTATACAATGAGTTTGAAAATACAGCAGACAGCCTGGTTCATGAGGCACCCAAACTGGGTTTCGATGTTCTTTCTGAACACTTGTGCACAATTAATTCTATACCCAAAGAAGTTTGCAAGGCCATCATGTCGCATTACTTCGCTGGAGATTGGACACATTTTTTCGat TTGTGGAATAGCCTCATCCCTGAAAGCATCCGAGAAGGTGCtgaatacaaaattttgaCTTTTAAGCTTCATCTGCATTTTGCTATTCTACCACTCAGAATTAAACAACTTCATGCAAAAGTGAACAGAA AAGAGTATGATCAGATGTCAAGTGGACAGATGATGGAAATAATTGCAAACGCGACAGAAACGTACTTTTGTGGAGCAAAG GTAGACAATAATCAATCAAAGCAAATAATATCAGAGGCTATGGAACAACTGAGAATATATTTAGAGACAGATGGCCGTGACTTCGAAGAAAATACCGAACTACTCCCTTTATTTGCCCTCCCTTGTATGAACGATGCTCAAACCTACTCAACTTTTCCAGAACTATTCGAATTGAGTTGGATGGAGGATTTGACTAAGGCTCTTCAAATCTTCATCATGAACCAAAAGCAG GTTCGGTCAACTATATCTCAAAAAACTTCCACAGACACAATCATGACAAGATGCCCATACGTCTGTGTCCAAGGCAATATCTCTTCGACCTgtgaaaatatcaataattgTCAGGATAGATTAATTAGTATCGATTCTTTGAGCAACGAACCAATAACGCAAAATGATCTATCAAAAATGCCATTGGAAATAACGAAAAGTACAATAATGGGATTAATCCCccagaaaataaagaatgctAATACAGAAATTATAGTAAATGATCGTGATATACCGATGTTCCGGAAAGGTCACGACTTAGAAGATCAATTCGGATACTGCATTAAGCATCAATCTCATAGAATTCATTCCAA AAGCGCTCAGACCAAAATTAGCACtttaacaacaacaacaaacttTATCTCGACGAGTGACCTCTACCATCCTGCAACTATATTGAATTCTGCAacatttacaaaaaatatgaatgcATCGATTGAATCCAATCAGGAATTGGCAATAACTAAATCACATTTGAACCACATCCGATGTAACTACGAAAGATTGAAGACAAGATTCCATGAACTACATTCAGATTATCACAAGTTGCATGGAATTGCTGGAGAATTAACAGCTGCTCTTGAAAATTCAGTTAGAGGAGAGGCAGTTGACTTGCAGAGGATGTTAGAATCATGTATTGCTATATTTCCTGATTTATTTAACCATAACGTCAGAGGATATACATCAGGT ACAAATGTCTTACTTGATCAAGAAGTGGAAATAAAGGAGACAGATCTCACTATAGAGCCTCACGTGCAATATAATCTCAACCCCGTTTCTCCAAAGTTTTTGGATTATAAGAAAATCAAGTTTCATTTAATCAATGGAAGTGTTAAAACAAAATTGCTGTTACTGCAAGCTTTACGATGG aaactTACACTGAGCCAACCTGGAGACCGAGATGAAACGATCAATGAATACTTGAGAGGGGATATTTTAGGACTACATGCTCAAGTGGCATGTGATAGCGGCAAACAAATTTTACCTTATCTTCTGATGCCCAAAAACGTAGCTACTCCACATCCTCTACAACAATCTGCAGCTAGGCTGATCAATACCCTGGCGTCTCTGAGATGTGGTAGAGATTATTTAGCAATTGGTGCTAGACTACTAGATTTa ATTATTAAGTGCCTGACTGAGAACAATGGAAGGTCTATAGATGCCTTTACATGCGACATGATAATTGCTATGCTACAAAAAATGTCCTTACGTAAACAGCAACGACTCTACATGATCGAAACTGGGCTAGTGGAATGgttaatatttcatttgaaatctgAAATCTACAGGGTGGGTTCCTATAGATTGAAATATGCTACAGCACTTTTAATGAATCTTTCGTTACACAAAGAAGCTCAAATACGTGCCTCTGCAATCGCTCCAATAGTTATTTCCACCCTCACTACATTATTGAGTACAGATCATTTACAG gCGCTACCTTACATCAATGGCTCATTGAATAGTTTTTTGTCTAATGAAGTCATTAATGAGGAAGCAAAAAGAACTGGACTCACAAGCATACTAGAATGTCATCGTAATCAAAATTCAGGAGAAATCAG AAAACATTTGgaacatattttgaaaattcacaacCGTGATTATGCCTTAAATCGCGAAGACTATGAGACCGCAGATGACGATAAC GAGGAATTGGATGAGCTAGAAGATGAGCTAGAAGAGGGGGACCCTGTTAAAATGCATTCTGGAGAATTATCCGGGGAAGCTCTTTTAGCATCTTGTTATTCCATTGCTACAAGCACTACACAACCATGCGGTATGAATGTTATTGAGTCTGGAccgaaaacaccaaagatgcACTCTCGGACAAACATGTCTAAGAATTCTCAGACACAGAAACACCCTCCAAAGAAACATCATGATGTCCAGTTGTCAACTTTTGATATTCGATCATCGCCTag